In Patescibacteria group bacterium, the genomic window GCCTTGATACACAGTCTCTCCTGGACTAACCAGGCTTGTCCTAATATGACCGTACATTGTTACAACTCCATTCGGATGAAGAATCGTAATATGATTCCCTGCTCCGCTAAAAGCCCAGCGAGAAGTAGATTGAGTTAAATTTACCCTTAAAACCTGTCCTCCTGCTGCAGCACGAATTGCTTCTCCGCATTTACCATGGCTAAAATCAATTGCATTATACCAGTGAAGGTTTTGAGTGATTCTGCAAGGAGCAGATATAGGACACATAAAATAGCTTTTACTAAGTGGCACCCATGTTCTGGCATATTGAGTTATTACAGGCATTGTTCCATTTGGAATGATCAAAATATCTCCAACAAATATGTCGGCTTCCCCAGAAAGCTGGTTATATGAAGTTATTTCCTCTGATTTAGCCTTATAAATTGCGGCTATATCACTTACAGTCTCTCCAACTTTCACATGGTGAATAACACCTGTAACTGGAGGAATTATTAACTTCTGACCAGGTCTTATTAAAACAGTATGAGTTAGTTCGTTAGCCCACATCAGAGTTTCCAAAGAAACATCAAATGCTCTAGCAATTTGCCAGAGAGTATCTCCGTCTCCAACAGTATATTCAATAATTTCTCTTCTTTGGACATCTTCAATATCTAAACCGCCTATCAAGGCGCCTAAAACCTGTGGGGTTAAAACGTAAGGAGGAATAGCTGCTTTGAAACTATTGTCGTCAATAGTAACAAACTCTGGCAGCTCTGCTTTTGGCTTTTGCATTGCACTTACAAAAATATCTCTCACGCTGGCAATTTCAGGTATATCAGTTGGTAGAAATACAATATCTTTGCTTTTTTTTGAAGCATTTAAAAAAACCAAGAGAATCAAAACAACCGCCACCACAAGCGGCTTTGAGGACTCTTTTAAACCTTGTTTTAAACACTTAAAAATCTTATCTGACAGCTTATCAGTCATACTTTTACCTTATTATATATATTTTCTACTATTGGGAGAGGTTGTCAAGCCAAGCAATTACATTCAAATTATGGTATTTTGTGGTAAAATTAAGTGGATTATGAGTGTAAAAAATGTGAAAAATCTGTTGAAAAGCTATGGGATAAGGCCTTTGAAAAAACTGGGCCAGAATTTTTTAATTAATGAAAAAGTTTTTGAAAAAATACTAAAAACTGCTGATTTATCTAGTAAAGATGTGGTTCTTGAGATCGGACCTGGTATTGGAAATCTGACTTTGAAATTAGCAAGAAAAGCTAAAAAAGTGATTGCAATAGAAAAGGACAAAAAAATGTGTGAAATCCTTGTTCAGGTTTTAAAAGATGAAAATATTGAGAATGTTCAAATAATTAATCATGATATTTTAAAACTAGACATTAGCCCTTATATCAAGCCACCTTATAAGTTGGTAGCTAATTTGCCTTATTACATTACTTCTCCTGTTATTAGGAAATTCTTAGAATTTCACAAACCTCCAAAATTAATAGTCTTAATGATCCAAAAAGAAGTTGCTCAAAGAATATGTGCTAAGCCTGGCAAAATGAGTATTTTAGCAGTTTCAGTTCAGTTTTATGCTAATCCAAAAATAATTTCTTACATCTCAAAAAAATCATTCTGGCCACAACCTAAAGTAGATTCTGCAATTATTAAGATTGTTCCTAAAAAAATTAAGGTTTCAGATGAATTTGTTAAAAAATTCTTTAAAATCATTAAAGCTGGATTCTCTCAGCCAAGAAAACAATTAGTAAATAATTTTTCAAAAAAATTAGGTCTTAAAAAAGAAAAAATTAAGGGCTGGCTTTTGGAAAATAATGTTAAACCAAGTCAAAGAGCAGAAACTTTAAGTGTTGATAAGTGGAAAAGATTAACAAAAAGTTCTAAAATTCAATAATGAGTAAATTTTTAAAAATTATTTTTATTTTATCTTTTTTAATTCTTTTTCCGTTTTTAGTTCAAGCTGATGATTGCACTAATCCCGTTTCCCCTGATGATAATGAAATCAATGTTGATCCTTCAGAAGACATTACTCTTAACTGGTGTAGTGATGCAAGCGCAAATTCTTATTATGTCAGAATTTATGATGCTGGAGAAATTAGCTTTGAAGAAGAAATAACTACTGACTCTAAAATTACTATACCAGAATGGTATGAAGTTTTTACTGGAGATACGAGCTATGAGTGGGAATTTGCTTCCTGTGCTAATAGCGATCTTACTAAGTGCGGAGAAAGTTGCGGCGATGACCAAACAGTTTCTGAGTGTGCCGATTATAACGGAAAATGGAGTTTCGAAACAAAAGATATGGAGCTTACTCCACCAAAACTTGTCAGTCCCTTATATGATCCAGATGAACTAAGTCAAATTCCTTTAGTAAATTTAGATGATTCATTGGAATGGGAGCAAACTGAAACACAAGGCTGGTGGGCCCGTTCTTTTATTTAT contains:
- a CDS encoding M23 family metallopeptidase, with protein sequence MTDKLSDKIFKCLKQGLKESSKPLVVAVVLILLVFLNASKKSKDIVFLPTDIPEIASVRDIFVSAMQKPKAELPEFVTIDDNSFKAAIPPYVLTPQVLGALIGGLDIEDVQRREIIEYTVGDGDTLWQIARAFDVSLETLMWANELTHTVLIRPGQKLIIPPVTGVIHHVKVGETVSDIAAIYKAKSEEITSYNQLSGEADIFVGDILIIPNGTMPVITQYARTWVPLSKSYFMCPISAPCRITQNLHWYNAIDFSHGKCGEAIRAAAGGQVLRVNLTQSTSRWAFSGAGNHITILHPNGVVTMYGHIRTSLVSPGETVYQGQTIALMGGMPGTAGAGMSTGCHVHFSVRGSSNPFR
- the rsmA gene encoding 16S rRNA (adenine(1518)-N(6)/adenine(1519)-N(6))-dimethyltransferase RsmA; this encodes MSVKNVKNLLKSYGIRPLKKLGQNFLINEKVFEKILKTADLSSKDVVLEIGPGIGNLTLKLARKAKKVIAIEKDKKMCEILVQVLKDENIENVQIINHDILKLDISPYIKPPYKLVANLPYYITSPVIRKFLEFHKPPKLIVLMIQKEVAQRICAKPGKMSILAVSVQFYANPKIISYISKKSFWPQPKVDSAIIKIVPKKIKVSDEFVKKFFKIIKAGFSQPRKQLVNNFSKKLGLKKEKIKGWLLENNVKPSQRAETLSVDKWKRLTKSSKIQ